A genomic region of Acidobacteriota bacterium contains the following coding sequences:
- a CDS encoding Crp/Fnr family transcriptional regulator: MSVSASPVAARVPLLRQVPLFADLEEEQLLTLAHRSVLHHYAPGEILFHEGDRCAGVFVLTRGAVRVFKISASGRELMLHRDHAPVTVAEVPLVDGGPYPASVRADTEVEALFLERKDFLKLCSEHPQIACAALAVFGRKLRILVSLLEAVTFGGVRQRLARMLLDQADSTQHITATHQELALALGTVREVVSRNLSRFQAEGMVHLKPREIELLDPAALRHEAENEL, encoded by the coding sequence ATGTCCGTTTCCGCCAGTCCGGTCGCCGCGCGGGTGCCGCTGCTGCGCCAGGTGCCCCTGTTTGCTGATCTCGAAGAGGAGCAATTGCTGACGCTGGCGCACCGCTCCGTGCTGCACCACTACGCTCCGGGTGAAATCTTGTTTCACGAGGGTGACCGCTGCGCCGGTGTCTTCGTGCTTACTCGCGGCGCCGTGCGGGTATTCAAAATTTCCGCCTCCGGCCGCGAGCTGATGCTGCACCGTGACCACGCGCCGGTGACCGTCGCCGAAGTGCCGCTGGTCGATGGCGGGCCCTATCCGGCCTCGGTGCGCGCCGATACCGAAGTCGAGGCGCTTTTTCTGGAGCGCAAGGATTTCCTGAAGCTCTGCAGCGAGCATCCCCAGATCGCCTGTGCCGCGCTCGCCGTTTTTGGCCGCAAACTGCGCATTCTGGTGTCGCTGCTCGAGGCCGTGACCTTCGGCGGCGTGCGCCAGCGCCTGGCTCGCATGCTCCTCGACCAGGCCGACAGCACCCAGCACATTACCGCAACGCATCAGGAACTGGCGCTGGCGCTGGGCACGGTGCGCGAAGTGGTCTCGCGCAATCTCAGCCGCTTTCAGGCCGAGGGTATGGTGCACCTGAAGCCGCGCGAAATCGAACTGCTTGATCCGGCGGCCCTGCGTCACGAAGCCGAAAACGAACTGTAA
- a CDS encoding ABC transporter ATP-binding protein: protein MAVCSPPLRPRKAALIKLIRAYRGWIGAALLLGSVVAALGAIEPLFLKVLTDLLVAAAAHAGRRVWRPGLKVMALLALVLLVQRLLQTAQNAVVNRVRFDSSFDLSSRVLDGLYRRPLRFHQHSSSGYVLTRVDRGVAALGELTQNLLQTLVPNVITLLLMMALLWRLSPRLALVGLAPMPLFVWTTVAGARRLVAHEEQVQTGWSRLYGRVTEVLSGIKTVKSLGGEDSEIQAYRERARAIFAGLWHLVWIDEAFGQLKNALALAGRMSVAAYGFWLVLDGSITTGTWIAATSYAALLYGPLAGLAGTYSTIARQWVAAGAVLDFLDAQPPALPASVASLPRLRGEIEFDQVSFGYESAEACRTIDALSFRIAAGEHIAIVGPSGGGKTTLVDLLLGFHEPAAGAIRLDGRDLRTIAPSALRRQMAVVLQDPLLLEGTIAENLTFGACDREQATTPRLWRALEAAQAAAYVRQLPDGLDTHLGERGTRLSGGERQRLAIARALLREPRILILDEASAHLDAESEAALNYALRTALAGRTALIISHRLATLAPCDRIFVVGHGRLLEAGTPQELAASGGFFARWSQPDFASVAD, encoded by the coding sequence GTGGCTGTCTGTTCTCCTCCGTTGCGCCCGCGCAAAGCGGCGCTGATCAAGCTGATTCGGGCTTACCGAGGCTGGATCGGTGCCGCTCTGCTGCTCGGCAGCGTCGTCGCTGCCCTGGGCGCCATCGAGCCTCTATTCCTCAAGGTTCTGACCGACCTACTGGTCGCCGCCGCCGCCCACGCCGGCCGGCGCGTCTGGCGGCCGGGGCTGAAAGTCATGGCGCTGCTGGCGCTGGTGCTGCTTGTCCAACGGCTACTGCAGACGGCGCAGAACGCGGTCGTCAATCGCGTTCGCTTTGATTCCAGCTTTGATCTCTCCTCGCGGGTGCTGGATGGGCTTTACCGCCGCCCGCTCCGCTTCCATCAACACAGCAGCTCCGGCTATGTGCTGACCCGGGTCGATCGCGGCGTCGCCGCCTTGGGCGAGCTCACCCAGAATCTGCTGCAAACCCTCGTCCCCAACGTCATCACGCTCCTGCTGATGATGGCGCTGCTGTGGCGGCTTTCGCCCCGCCTGGCCTTGGTCGGCCTGGCTCCCATGCCCCTTTTCGTCTGGACTACGGTTGCGGGCGCACGTCGCCTGGTGGCTCACGAAGAGCAGGTCCAGACCGGCTGGAGCCGCCTCTATGGCCGCGTCACCGAGGTGCTGAGCGGCATCAAGACGGTGAAGTCGCTGGGCGGCGAGGACAGCGAAATTCAGGCCTATCGGGAGCGTGCCCGCGCTATTTTCGCGGGCCTGTGGCATCTGGTCTGGATCGATGAAGCCTTCGGCCAACTGAAAAATGCCCTCGCCCTCGCCGGCCGCATGAGCGTAGCGGCCTACGGTTTCTGGCTGGTGCTGGACGGATCGATCACCACCGGAACCTGGATTGCGGCCACCAGCTACGCCGCCTTGCTCTATGGACCGCTGGCCGGCCTGGCCGGCACCTACAGCACCATCGCCCGGCAATGGGTCGCTGCGGGCGCGGTTCTGGACTTCCTCGATGCCCAGCCGCCCGCGCTACCGGCATCTGTCGCATCTTTGCCCCGGTTGCGCGGAGAGATCGAATTCGACCAGGTGAGCTTTGGCTACGAAAGCGCCGAGGCATGTAGAACCATCGACGCATTGAGTTTCCGCATTGCCGCCGGCGAGCACATCGCCATCGTGGGACCCAGCGGCGGCGGCAAGACCACGCTCGTCGACCTGCTCCTGGGCTTCCATGAACCTGCTGCCGGCGCCATCCGGCTCGATGGCCGCGACCTGCGCACCATCGCCCCATCCGCGCTGCGGCGCCAGATGGCGGTGGTTTTGCAGGATCCCTTGTTGCTGGAGGGCACGATTGCCGAAAATCTGACCTTCGGCGCCTGCGACCGCGAACAGGCCACCACGCCGCGGTTGTGGCGTGCGCTCGAAGCTGCCCAGGCCGCAGCCTACGTGCGGCAGTTACCCGATGGCCTCGATACCCATCTGGGTGAGCGCGGCACCCGCCTTTCCGGCGGTGAGCGCCAGCGCCTGGCCATTGCCCGCGCCCTGCTGCGCGAGCCCCGCATCCTGATTCTGGATGAAGCCAGCGCGCACCTCGACGCCGAAAGCGAAGCCGCCCTCAACTACGCCCTCCGCACCGCCCTGGCCGGACGCACGGCGCTGATCATTTCTCATCGCCTGGCTACGCTGGCGCCCTGTGACCGCATTTTTGTCGTCGGCCACGGCCGCCTGCTGGAGGCGGGCACGCCCCAGGAGCTGGCCGCAAGCGGCGGCTTTTTCGCCCGCTGGTCGCAACCCGATTTCGCCTCCGTCGCTGACTGA
- a CDS encoding M28 family peptidase: MPSSRPRSTALIASAVIIVIAAALYYLRAAPSPKLFGFSATSSAAEAQWESQFRALPQPGQIRANMKYLSAEPHNVGTEREHVLAQWVQKQLQNDGLQAHIEQFEVLYPTPLQRRVTLVSPGHYDAVLKEPAVAVDPTSSQSGQLPTENIYSPDGDVTAPLVYVNYGVPEDYDTLAKLGISVKGKIVIARYGHSWRGIKPWLAYTHGAVGCLIYSDPRDDGYFQGDVYPKGAWRPEQGVQRGSVLRMPVYPGDPETPGWGAVPGAKRLPLSAVKTLQKVPVQPISYGDALPLLRALGGPVAPEAWRGALPITYHIGPGPATVHLLVKFHWGLASIYDVIGMIPGSEFPNQWIIRGNHLDGWVNGAADPLSGQSSLLEEARAYGVLLKKGWRPKRTIVYCAWDGEEPGLLGSTEWAETHAAELEQKAVVYINTDDSAKGYLDMGGSGSLQHFFNLVAQDITDPETHQSLWLKDKDHLLKNAHTAEQKNAILDGGDLRISALGSGSDFTPFLQHLGIAAGSLGFGGEGGGGVYHSIYDDFYWFTHFGDTTFTYERALAQTVGTAVMRLANANVLPLQFSGFADNVRLYQQQIEAEYRKQAGAPVFDFKPLETAVTNLRSAAKSYDDAMASDGGNGNLYKEPAADLASLNDLLYSSERKLMDEAGLPGRPWYKHQIYAPGLYTGYGVKTLPGLREAIEAKNYAQAAAEEKIIVQTLANFTAQIKTAQEKL, translated from the coding sequence ATGCCTTCGTCGCGTCCCCGCTCGACCGCGCTCATCGCCAGCGCTGTCATCATCGTCATCGCCGCAGCCCTGTACTATTTGCGCGCGGCACCCTCGCCCAAGCTGTTCGGCTTTTCGGCGACCAGCAGCGCCGCCGAAGCCCAATGGGAAAGTCAGTTCCGGGCGCTGCCGCAGCCGGGCCAGATTCGGGCGAACATGAAATACCTCAGCGCCGAACCCCACAACGTGGGTACAGAGCGCGAGCATGTGCTGGCGCAATGGGTGCAGAAGCAGCTTCAAAACGACGGCCTGCAGGCACATATTGAGCAGTTCGAGGTACTCTACCCGACGCCCCTGCAGCGGCGGGTGACGTTGGTGTCGCCGGGGCACTATGATGCCGTGCTCAAGGAGCCGGCGGTTGCCGTCGACCCGACCTCGAGTCAGTCCGGCCAACTGCCGACAGAAAACATCTACAGTCCTGACGGCGACGTGACGGCGCCGCTGGTGTATGTGAACTATGGGGTGCCGGAAGATTACGACACGCTGGCCAAACTCGGTATCAGCGTCAAAGGCAAGATCGTGATTGCCCGCTACGGCCATAGCTGGCGCGGCATCAAGCCGTGGCTGGCGTACACGCATGGCGCGGTGGGCTGCCTGATTTACTCTGACCCACGCGATGATGGCTATTTTCAGGGCGATGTCTATCCCAAGGGCGCGTGGCGGCCGGAGCAGGGCGTACAGCGCGGCAGCGTGCTGCGCATGCCGGTTTACCCCGGTGATCCGGAAACGCCGGGCTGGGGTGCGGTGCCGGGCGCCAAGCGGCTGCCGCTGAGCGCAGTGAAGACGCTGCAGAAAGTTCCGGTGCAGCCCATTTCCTACGGCGACGCGCTGCCGCTGCTGCGGGCACTGGGTGGACCGGTGGCGCCGGAAGCCTGGCGCGGGGCGCTGCCGATTACCTACCACATTGGGCCGGGGCCGGCGACGGTGCATTTGCTGGTGAAATTTCACTGGGGCCTGGCGTCGATCTACGACGTCATCGGCATGATTCCGGGCAGCGAGTTTCCGAACCAGTGGATCATTCGCGGCAACCACCTGGACGGCTGGGTGAATGGCGCGGCGGATCCGTTATCGGGCCAGTCATCGCTGCTGGAAGAGGCGCGCGCCTACGGCGTGTTGCTCAAGAAAGGCTGGCGGCCCAAGCGGACGATCGTGTATTGCGCCTGGGATGGGGAAGAACCGGGGTTGCTCGGCTCAACCGAATGGGCGGAAACGCATGCCGCGGAGCTGGAGCAAAAAGCAGTCGTCTACATCAACACCGACGACAGCGCCAAGGGCTATCTTGACATGGGCGGCAGCGGCTCCTTGCAGCACTTCTTCAATCTGGTCGCGCAGGACATCACCGATCCGGAAACGCACCAGTCGCTGTGGCTCAAGGACAAAGACCACCTGCTGAAAAATGCCCATACCGCGGAGCAGAAAAACGCCATCCTGGACGGCGGCGACCTGCGCATTTCCGCGCTGGGTTCGGGTTCGGATTTCACACCCTTCTTGCAGCATCTGGGCATCGCGGCCGGCAGCCTCGGCTTCGGCGGCGAAGGTGGCGGGGGCGTGTACCACTCGATTTATGATGACTTCTACTGGTTCACGCACTTCGGCGACACCACCTTCACCTACGAGCGCGCTTTGGCGCAAACGGTGGGCACGGCGGTGATGCGACTGGCCAACGCCAACGTGCTGCCGCTGCAGTTCAGCGGCTTTGCCGACAATGTGCGGCTCTATCAGCAGCAGATCGAGGCAGAGTACAGGAAACAGGCGGGCGCGCCGGTGTTCGATTTCAAGCCGCTGGAGACAGCGGTGACGAATCTGCGCTCGGCGGCGAAATCCTATGACGATGCTATGGCATCGGATGGCGGAAATGGCAACCTCTACAAAGAACCGGCAGCCGACCTGGCCTCGCTCAACGACCTGCTCTACAGCAGCGAGCGCAAGCTGATGGACGAGGCGGGTTTGCCCGGCCGTCCCTGGTACAAGCACCAGATCTACGCACCCGGCCTATACACCGGCTACGGGGTGAAAACTCTGCCCGGCCTGCGGGAAGCCATTGAGGCGAAAAATTACGCCCAAGCGGCGGCGGAAGAAAAGATCATTGTGCAGACGCTGGCGAACTTCACGGCGCAGATCAAAACCGCGCAAGAGA